Within Paenibacillus sp. RUD330, the genomic segment GGCGAACGGAATGAAAATCGTCGGCTTTGCATCGCTCTCCTTTCCTGCATCCGTCGCCAGAGGGATGGGTTGGCCCATCTTACGGCGTCTATCCCCATTGTATGAGCGAAGGAATGGAAAAAAACCGGAAGGCGCGCTTCCGGCTTGGATGACGGCTCTGCCGCGGGTCAGCTGCTGCGGATGATCGGAAGGCCGACAAAGCCCGTCGTTCCTTTTCCGAGCTCGCTTTCGTAGTACATTTTGCCATGATGGTTCTCGACGATCTTGTAGGTCATGACAAGGCCGAGGCCGGTTCCCTTCGCTTTGGTGGAGAAGAACGGCTCGCCCAGCTTGGCCAGCTTCTCCGGGGGGATGCCGGAGCCTTGGTCGATGATCCGGGTCCAGGCCATGTTGTCCTCGCCGACGGAAGCCTTCACCTGAATGACGCCTCCGGAGCCCATCGCCTCGATGCTGTTCTTGATCAGATTGATGAACACCTGCTTCAGCTGGTTGTCCACCCCCTGCACGAGCATATCGCTATCCGGCACTTCCAGCTCCAGCTGCACATTGTTCATGATCGCCTGGGCCTCGATCAGCATCACGACATCCCGGAGCACGGCTCCCAGCGCGACGGGATGGAAGTCGACCGCCTGCGGCTTGGAGAGGACGAGCAGCTCGCTGACGATCTGCTCGATCCGCTCCAGCTCCATCGCCATGATGGAGATGTAGTTGCGCCGGTTGTCTTCCTGCATCAGCTTCGTGAACCCTTTGAGAGAGGTGAGCGGATTGCGGATCTCGTGGGCGATGCCGGCCGCCAGCTGGCCGACGGCTCCGAGCATCTCCGACTTGCGCAGCATCTCCTCCGTCGTCTTGCGGTCGGTGATGTTCTCGGAAATCTTCATGTAGTGGATCGTCTCGCCGCGCTTCACGATCGGCAGCAGCCTGGCCTGCTCCCAGTAGACGGCTCCATCCCTGCCGATGCCGGCCAGCTCGCCCTCCCAGATCTCGCCGCGCTTGAGCTTCTCCCAGATCTCCGCGAAGCTGCAGCCGCTGGCCTGCCAGTCATCGAGAGACTCCAGATGCCTGCCGTAGATGCTCTCCGACGTCTCGCCCGTCAGATCGTGGAACTGCCTGTTGGCATAAAGGATGCCGCCTTCAAGGTCGGAGATGACGACGAGGATCGGGCTTTGCTCGATCGCATACGAGAGGCGCAGCAGCTCCTCGTTGGCTTCCTTCAGCTCGGTGATGTCCACGAGGGTGATGATGACGCCTTTGGTCAGATGCTCCAGCGTCCGGTAAGGCATCATCCGCATCTTGTACCAGCGCCCGCTGCGGCTTTTGATTTCCTTCTCCAGCGAACGGAGCGATTGCAGCACCCTGGAGGCGTCCTCCACGAACTGGTCGTAGTAGAATTGATGCGAAATATGATGGAACGGCCGCCCGATGTCCACATGGAGAAGGTGGATCTCCTTGGTCACTGCGGGAGTGAAGCGGCGGATGCAGAACTGCGTATCCAGGAAGATCGTGCCGATCTTGGTGCTGACAAGGAACAGGTCCATGTCGTTGTTCAGCTCCGTCAGCTCCTGGATTTTGAACTGATACTCGGTATTGATCGTCACCAGCTCTTCGTTGACCGCCTGCAGCTCCTCGTTCGTGCTCTGCAGCTCCTCGTTGGAGGCGATCAGCTCCTCGTTCGTGCTCTGCAGCTCTTCATTGGAAGCCTCCAGCTCTTCGATCGCCGACTGGAGCTTGTCCTCGGTCGAGCGGAGCTGCTGCTCCAGCCACGCCATCTGCCGGCGGACGCTGTCGTTCAGATCGATGGAAGCGGTCGGAACTTCATCCAGCTCGGGAGCGAGCTCCAGAATGATCAGCATGCTGCCGGCGAACGCCGCGCCGGTCTTCGAGAACGGGCGCACGGTCACGTTGATCCGCTGTTCTCCCGACGCCGTCTGCACGACCAGATGGCGGAACACGACCTCGTCCAGCCCGGAGCGGATCTGCTGGACGGCGGTCATGACCGCGACGGCCAGCCCCGGCTCCAGCATCTTCTGCAGGTTCCATGAAGGCCTGCCCTCCATCGGGGACAGGAAAGGCTGCACATTGCCGGTCAAGTGCTGGATGTCCAGCTTCTCGTCCACCAGCAGGGAAGGAGGCATATGCTCGTTCACGTATGTACTGTAGAACTGGCTCTGGCGGCGGTTCTCCTGCGCATCCGCCCCGGCCTGCTGCTTGCGCCGCTCCCTCAGCTCGCCCGGAGTGGACAAGCTCCTGGCTCCGTCCATGAGCAGCGTCGCGCCGGACGCGCTGTTTTTGCGCTGGATCTTGTGCCGGAATATGTTCCATTTGCCGTTGGCGGGCTCGAACAGATGGTCCTGCCTGCCGACCGTCTCGCTCGGGCCCAGGAACAGGAAGCCCCCCGGAGTCAAGGCGAAGTTGAACAGCGACAGCACCTTCTGCTGCATCTCCGGCTGCAGGTAGATGAGCATGTTGCGGCAGCTGATGAGATCGAGATTGCTGAACGGCGGATCCTTCGTCAGGTTATGGGGGGCGAACACGATCAGCCGCCTCAGCTCGCGCGTGACCTGATACGTGTCGCCATGGCGGACGAAGTATTTGTCGAGCCGCGCCTTGGACACCGAGGTCCCGATCGACAGCGGATAGACGCCGTGATTGGCGTAATCGATGGACTGCTTGTCCACGTCGGTGGCGAAGATGCGGATGCTGAAGCGGTTCTGCAGGCCTTCCTGCTCCAGCACTTCGAGAGCGAGCATTCCGATGGAATACGCCTCCTCGCCCGTGGAGCAGCCGGCCGTCCAGATTCTGAGCTCGGTGCTCTTGTTCTGCAGCTTGGCGCGGACCAGCTTGGGCAGAACCTTTTCCCGGATGATGTCGAACGCTTCGGGATCGCGGAAAAAGTGGGTGACATGGATGAGCAGATCCTGCCTCAGCGCCAGCACCTCCTCCTCCCTCGCCTCCAGCAGAAGCTCATAGTCGGCCAGAGTCGCCGCCCCCGCCTCGGCCATCCGCTTCTCGATTCTCCGCAGCAGGCTGTTCTTCTTGTAAAAGCTGAAATCGATGTTCGTACGCTCCCGGACCCTCTCCAAAATCTTGGCGAGCAGCGCCTCCGAGTCGTTCAAGGCCGCTGCATGGACAGCATAGCCGGGGCTCGGAATCAGGGAAGCGGGAAACTTGAGCTTGGAGGCGATCTTCTCGGGAGCGAGCACGAAATCGACATGCCCGCTGTCGATGGCGCTGCGAGGCATGCCGTCGAACTTCGCCGATTCCTCGTTCTGGGCGAATACGATACCGCCGCTGCGCTTTACGGCTGCGATGCCCCTCGTTCCGTCCGTGCCCGTACCGGACAGGACGACGGCAATCGCCTGCTGGCCCTGATCGGCCGCCAGCGAATGGAAGAAATAGTCGATCGGATAATGGATCTCGTCGGGATGCGGATCCGAAAGCCACAACTGGTTCTTTTTCAAGGAAAGCGATTTGCGCGGAGGAACGAGATAGATCGTGTTCGGCTCCACTTCCATGCCGTCGTGCGCAAGCTGGATCTGCATCCGCGTATATAAAGAGAGAATCTCGTTCATGAGGCTCTTGTGGTCGGGCGACAAATGCTGGATGACGACAAAGGCAAGACCGGTCTCCGGACTTGCCTGCTGGAAGAAATGCTTCAAGCCTTCCAGTCCTCCCGCCGAGGCGCCGATGCCGACGATTCGGACCGGTTCGGCCTTGCTGAGCGGAAGCTCGGAATGCTGGCTGTCGGAAGGTATTTTGTTCATGTTCGTCCCTCCTTGGTTGAGCGCTTGGACGGAAATGGGGCTGCGAAGGATAAAAGCCGACCCTGGCAGACGGCCTGCCCGGAGATAAATAGCTTATAGTGTATTCTCCGCAGGACGTCCGTTTCCTCTTGTCCAGCAAAAAGTCCAAATGATTCCGTTTATTCGGCATGAATATCGGAGATTCGTCTTTTTTTGCGATGGAAAGGCTCGTCCCGCATGAGGTAAACTTGAACAAGATTGGATTGGATCTACAGGAGATGGTTGCTGATGAACCCATTGCAGATTGAAGAGTTTGCGGAGCTGCTGCTGTCCGGCAACCGTTCCGCGGCCGAGGCGACCGTCCTCCACTGGAAAAAAAACGGCGCCAACCAGCTCGCCTTGTTACAGCAATTGTTCAGCCCCGCGCTCGGGCATATCGCCCTGCTGGCCGAATCCAGGCGGATCGGAATGGCGGAAGAGCGGCTGGGCCATGGCCTGTGCCAGTGGCTGCTGTGCAGGCATGAGCCTGCGGAGCCCTTGCAGGGCGGCGGAGCCCAGTTCCTTTCCCGGAAGGCCATGCTGCTTGGGCTGGACGGAGAGCCGCATGACCTCGGCATGCGGATGGACGCCTCCATGTTCAAGGAACGCGGCTGGATGACCCGGATGTACGGCTCCGTCCTGCCTCTGGAGCATGCCGTCTTCGGCGCGATGCAGTGGACGCCCGATGCCGTATGCCTGCATGCCGACTCTCCGGAATCTCTTCCGGCCGCCCGGGCTTACGCCGAAAAGCTTCTCAACCTTCCGTGGGCGCCCTCCGTCCTTCTGAGCGGACGGGCCGCCTCGCTTCCCGGCCTCCCTTCCCTGGCGAGAGGAGAGGCGGCAATCGTGCGCAGCCTGCTGGATCTGGATCTGTGGCTCGCCGAAGCCGAGCGGGAGCAGGAGGTCGAAGCGTTCAGCGAGACGACGGGTTGAGGGACTTCCGGCAATCGAAGGACGGACCGGGGGAAGCGTTCCCCTCGTCCGAATCGATCCCGTGTCGGCGTTCGCGGAAGCCAAAAAGGCCGTTCTCTCCGGAGATCGGCCTTTTTAGTCTATGTTTCGGGTAAATGCCTGTGCCGGCTCAAGCCATCCGGATTTCGGCGATGCAATCCGCCGCTTCGTACAGCTCGTCGTCCACGGCGTTGCTGACGGGATAGGCGCGCAGCTGGAAAGGCTCGAGCGGCTGCAGATGCCGGCGCAGGAATGAAAACTCGCGGATCGACGGATTGAGCCAGTCCTCCAGCCCTTCCTCGTCCAGCACGATCGGCATCCGATCCTGCAGCAGGGACAACGGGCCGGATGCCGAGACGGTGACGATCGTCGCCGCGCGCATCAGCGCCCCCTCCGGCGTCCTCCATTCGTCATACAAGCCGGCCATGGCGAACAAAGGCTGCCCCTGGACCATGATCCGCATGGCGCGAGGCTGCTTCGGCCCGTTCTCCACCGCTCCCCTTTGCCAGCCGTACATCCCGCTGCAAGGAATGATGCAGCGGCCGCTGATCAGCATCTGCTTGAAGCATGGCTTGGATTCCAGCAGCGACACATCGGCATTGACGGCATCCTTGGCCCAGAACGGAAACAGTCCCCATCTGGCGTCGTCCATGATTCTCACGCCGTGGCGGTTGTTGCGGATGACGGGGACGTTCTGAGTTGGAGCGATATTGTAGCGCATCGTCGGAATCCGGACGGCATCGCGGATTGCGAACCGGCGTTCAAGCTCCTCGATGTCAGACGTAAGCGAAAAACGCACGCACATAGTTGTTGGCCACCTTCCCGGTTGTTCGTCTCGCTTCCAGTATCTGCAACCGGAGGGAAGTTATGCGCGTGCCGGGAAGGATGGCGGAAAGGAGATCCCGCAGACCATCCGTCTCCTCCTGAGCGCTGTGGACGGATCCGGCCGGTTAGCGGCGGCGGCTATCCCGGAGGCCGAAGCCTCAAGGAATGTCGGTCGGTCACCTGATCATTTCAGCCTGCGAATCATTGACCGGGTTGATGGTTTGCGGGCTTGATCCTCGGCTTCATCAACCGTCCAGAACAGTCAAGGCGTGAACCGCTTGCGGAAGCGATGCGGCGGTATGCCCGCATGGGCGGCGAACAGGCGCGAGAAATGCGGCGTCTGCCTGAAGCCGCTCTCCTCGGCGACGCGGGCAATCGGCCAGTCGGTCGTCAGCAGCAGCAGCTTGGCCCTGTCCAGCCGGTAATAGAGCAGGTATTGCTGCGGAGTGCAGCCGAATGTCTCCACCATGCAGCGGGCGATATAGACCGCGTGGTAGCCGAGCGCCCCGGCCAGCTCCGCGTTCGCGACGGATTCCCGGTAATTCTCCTTCATATAGGCCGCAGCCTGCTCGGCGACCGCGGAGGCGGAAGCCCGGTGGATGCCTGCCCGGCCTGCAGCCTCAAGCTGCCGCAGCAGGTCGAGCAGGCTCATCTGCCGGCTCCAGAAAGCCCCGTGGTCCGGGCTTGACGCCGCCTCGTTCAGCAGGGCGAAGGCTGCGGCGGCAGGCTGGCCCGATAGGCCTGCGATCAGCTTGGGCAGCCTGACCGTATGCGTGTAATGGTCTCCGACCAGCGTGGACTCGTCCCCTTCGGCCGTTTCCTCCCACTCTCCTTGGAACTGGAAATGAACCCAGTCGAACTCCGTCTCCCCGTGGCATGCTCCAGCGCCAAGCCGGGGGCGGTCGGGACGCAGGAGGAGCACTTGTCCCGGCTCCACCGTCCAGGTGCTGTCTCCTTCCGTCACGGAAAGAGCTCCCCGCCGGACGTGAATCAGCTCGAACATGCCCAGCTCGGTCCGGCTCGGATGCTCCTCTCCCGCTTCGTAGGACGCTCGCCTGGCCTCGACCAGGAAGGGCAGCGGCGGGCAGCGGAAGGTCAACAGTCTTGTATCAGGCATTTCTTCATCTCTCCCAAATCTCTAGAAAACCGGCAGCCGCTTCCGGCGGCTGCGGCTGTTTGTCCAAGGCTTCGGCGCATCTGCCGGATCGGCGCGCGCCAAGGCCGTTGCATCGGCAGAAGCCGGGCTCCCTCTGGAGGGGCCCGGCTTCCCGGATGCATCTATTGTAGCAAATCGATCGGACTCCATCAGCTTTCGCTCGGTTTTTTGTAGAAGGAAGGGGATTTGCCCGTGTATTTCTTGAACTTGGCGTGAAAATAATCGACGTTCGCGTAGCCGACCTTCTCCGCGGCCTGGCGCACCTTCATGCCGCCCTCCAGCATCGCGATCGCCCGCTCGATGCGCAGACGGTCCAGATAGGCGTTGAAGGAGACGCCCGTATGGCTTTTGAACAGCTTGCCCAAGTAGCCGCTGTTGTACCCGAACAGCTCGGCCAGCGTCTCCAGCCTCAGCGGCTCGCCGTAGTGGCGCTCGATGAAGCCGGTCATGCGCCGCAGGACGCTGCCGCTGTCCGACGCGTCAAGCGACTGCTGCACGGCGGAGAGTCCGGCCGCCAGCTCCTCGCGCATGGAGCTCCACTTGGCGTGCCGGTAGACGCTCGCCGCAAGGGCGCCGTGGCGTCCATCCGCAGGAGCGCCGCCATGGCGCCCAAGCTCGGCCATGACCAGCGTCATCAGCTCGGCCATCGCCGAGGAGAACGCCGGGCGCGACGCATTCCCGGCCGCCAGCGAGGCCGCCGCCTCGTCCAGAGAGGCGACGATGCCGGACATGCCGCCCGTCTCCACGGCGCGGCTGAGCGCCAGCGCGAGCTCGGCCAGGCGCGCATCGTCTCTTCCATCCGCCGCGCGGGCCGCCGAGGATGCCGCATCGCCCGAGGTCTCCGCCGCAACCATCGCGGGGCGCTCGGTATGGATACGGCCCGGCTCCAGCAGGAAGCGCAAGGCCATCAGCTCCTGCGCCTCCAGCAGCGAACGCGCGGCTGCCGGCGGCTCCTCCGCGCATCGCCCCGCGGCGGCAGTGAAGCCTCCTTCGCCTGCGCTTTCCTCCAGCAGCTTCGCGGCCGACCGCAGCGCCGATTCCCCGCTTGGAATCAGCAGCCCCAGAGAGGCACCGGCCTCGAAGACCGGTCCAAGCCCTCGGGCTGCGGCTCCCGCCTCCAGCCTCCGCCTGAATTCCGCCTGCTCCTGGCCGTCCGCCAGCCCGGCCTCCGCCAGCAGCACGCGGCCGCCGGGAGCGCCTCCATGGAGCAGCCGCCACAGCTCCGCGCCGGAGGCGTCCCGCCCGCCGGCTTCGCCTTGGGCGCCGGGAAGCATGCCGGCTCTACCGGCATCCGCGGCGATCGACAGCGCCCCTTCCGCATCTCCCGCCAGAAGCGCCAGCAGCGCTTCTTCCCGCCGTTTGGCCGGATCGGCCGCCTTCCCCCGCTCCTCATCCAGCGATCTGGCGATGCGCGCCGCATACTGCTCCAGCTCGTCCTCGTCGACCGGCTTCAGCAGATAACCCTCGATGCCGTAGCGGATCGCCTGCTGCGCATAAGAAAAGTCGGCATGGCCGCTCAGCACCATGATCCGGCAGGCGGAATCCCGCCTCCTGATCTCCTCGACCAGCTCAAGGCCGTTCATCCTGGGCATCCGGATATCGACCAGGATCAGATCCGGGGCCAGCTCCCGGTACAGACGCAGCCCCTCAAGGCCGTCCGCCGCCAGCCCGGCGACCCGGAAGCCCAGCCGCTCCCACTCGATCAGCGTCTGCATGCCTTCCCGAATCGCCGGCTCGTCATCGACAATCAACAAGCTGTACATCCGCTATTCCTCCTTCATCCGGGGAATGAGAAGCCTGATCTCCGTTCCTTCCCCATCCCTGCTCTCGAGCCTCAGGCCGCTGCCCGGGCCGTAATTCAGCACCAGCCTCTGATGCACGTTGCGCAGCCCGATCCGATGCTGCTTGTCCTCGCTTGGATCGTCCAGGGCATCCCGGTTGTCCCGCAGCCGCTCCGGCGTCATGCCGACGCCGTTGTCGGCGACGGTCAGCTCCAAGCCTCCGTCCTGCAATCTTTTTCCCGCAATCGAAATGCGCCCGCCTTCCCCGATGCCCTCCAGGCCGTGCACGACGGCATTTTCCACCAGCGGCTGCAAAATCAGCGGCGGGATGAGCGTCAGCGACATGTCCTCCTCGACATCGATGACGAATTCCAGGCGGTCCTCCCCGTATCGGAATTTCTGGATTTCCAGGTAGTACCGGACGATCTCCAGCTCCTCGCCGAGAGGAATATGGCGCTGCCCGATCTCGATGTTGTTGCGGATCAGCCTTCCGAGCATGCGCACGACCGAAGCGATTTCCTTCTCGCCCTTCATATGGATCCTCATCCGAATTGATTCCAGCGCATTGAACAGGAAATGCGGATTGATCTGGCTGGCCATCATCTTGAGCTTGATGTCCCTCTGCCTCACCTCCAGCTCGGTCCGCTGCCGGTGCGAATCCTCCACCTCCGCCATCAGCCCGCGGATGCTCGCCACCATATTGTTGAACTGCCGGGACAGCAGTCCGATCTCGTCGTTGCCCTGGATGTCCGAATACACCTGCAGATCGCCCTTGCCGACCCGGCTCAGGTTGCGGTACAGCACGAGCGTGCGCTTGGTCAGCACCGAGGCCACGATGTAGATGAGCACCAGCGCGATCGCCATGCTCACGGCCAGCACGCCCATGCCAAGGCGGGCGACGCGGTTCGCCTCTCCGACGATGCTCTCCACCGCGAACACGGACACGATGCGCAGCCCGTTGACGCTTGAGGCCGGATTCAGCTTCTCGATGACGACCCGGTATTCCTCGCCGCCGAAGGTCATGTTGTACGTTCCTTCGGCTTTGCCCGCGAGGCCGGGGAACTCCAGCTGGGACAGGCTCTTGCCGATCCACGAGCCGTTCTTCGCGGCGGCGACCGTGTCCGAGGCGTCCACAATCATCGTATCGTAGGGCTCCTGGCGCAGCATCGTGTCGAACAGCTTCGGATTGACGTCGATGACGAGAACGCCGCTTGTCTTATAGGTCGGGAAAGGGATTCTGCGCACAAGGCTGAGCGATTTCTGCCCTTTTCTCGTTTCGTTGGCCGTATACATCCAGTGAATGCCGTCCTTGGCGTTGGCAGCCCGGTACCAATCGGTCCCGCGGACGGCGTCCGTCAGATGGAGAAACTCCCAATTTTCCAGAAGGGTGGCGTTGTCCGCATACAGCCGGATATAGTCTACTTCCCGGTACAGCTTCACGGCGCTGCGGAAATCGTTGAACTCCCACAGCGCATGGGTGGAGTCGAAAACGGTCGCGTACCGGGTATTGACCAGGTTGCTCAGCTCCGTGCTGACCATGTAATCGTCCGACAGCTCCATCGGAATGCGCAGGATGTCCGCAGTCTGCGTGACGATCTTGTCCACATTGTTCGTCGTCTGCCGCGTCGCCTGCTCCAGCACGTTGTTCCGGTATTGGGCGGTCAGGAAAATGCCCACGATCAGAACCGGAATCAGCACGACGATCAGGAAGGCGATGAACAGCTGGCTCTTGAGCCGGAGGTTGTTGAACCGGAAGCCGATTTGCGTGATGACTTGTCTCACTTGCGGATGCCTCTCTTTCGATCCCTGAAGATAGTCTTAGACCGTATCGTAAGGCAACCGCTTACAAAGGTAAACGGGAAATTCCGGCCCCGCTCCGGCGGCGCGGCCGCTGCTCCCCCCTGGCCAGAAAGCGGCTCCTGCAGGGACGAGCCGGGATGTTCCCTTCCCGGATAAAAAGACCCGAAGGCAGCCCTCCCCGAATCGGGACGGCTGCCTCGGACGCGGCCGGAATTACTTGGCCGACCACTGCTCCACGCGGTCTTTGACCGCTTGGGTATAGATGTTCTCGATCTTGCTCAGGTTGACGTCGTCCAGCTGCTTCAGCATGGAATCGTACACCTTGTCGAAGTCGGCCGGCTTCGCGAGCACCGCTTCCGGAATCTTCTTCCAGATGATGTCTTCCGCCTTCTTGAAGATGACGTTGTAATCCGAGTCGGATGGCGCCGGGATGTTCCAGGCCGCGCCGTAAGGACGCTCCTTGAACTCGGTCTCTTTCGGGAAGAGATCCTTCCACGTCGTCGCGCCGTACGCCTTGAGCGTTTCCTTCTCGGCATTCGTGTAGCCCGCCACGATCTGATCCGGGAAGTTCGTCGTGTAGTAGCTGCCGCTCGGATCCTTCACGCCGTCGCCGTAATGCGGCCCGAAGACGAAGTACAGCCCGATGCCCGTATTTTTGGTGAAATTCGTGTTGTCCTCGGTTTTCTGCTTCTGGATATCCGCCGGAATGACGCGGACGCCGTTCTCCACGTTGTACTGCTTGCCTTCGATGCCCCAGTTGCGCAGCACCTGGCCTTCGTCGGAAGCCATCCAGTCGAGGAACTGGATCGCGCGGACGGGATCCTTGCAGTCCTTCGTGATCGCGATGCCGTAGCCCGCCATGAAGCCCGTCGGCGCGAAGCTGTGATCCTTGACGTCCGCGGAGATCGTGACCGGGAAGTGGCCGTACGTGTACGCACCGTCTTCCTTGCTCTTGACCGCGTTCTCGGCGTCTCCGTAGCCCCATTCCTGGTCGATCAGGCCGAGCACGCGTCCGCTGGCGATCTTGGACTTGTACTGGTCGCTCTTCTGCACGAACGCTTCCTTGTCCAGCAGCCCTTCATTGAACATCTTGTTCAGCCAGCGGAAGTATTCCCTCTCTTCGGGGCGGCGGATATGGAACGAAGCCTCGTACGTGTCCGGATTGATGTAGTATTCGCCGTCGTCCGGCAGGCCCGTGGCGAGGAAGGCCGGATTGGTGCCCGTAATCATGATGCGCCAGTCGTCCGTGTCCAGCGTCAGCGGGATGGTCGGCTTGCCGTCGGTCGTCGGATGTTTGGCATAGTAGGTTTTGAGGGCATTCTCGTAGTCCTCTAGCGTCTTGATCTCCGGGTAGCCGAGCTCCTTCAGCACGCGCTGCTGCAGCTCGAAGCCGCCGCCGGCGTCGAAGTAGGTCTGATCGATGGAGTCGTTGCTCGGCAGCACGTAGATCGATGTGTCTTCCTTGCTGTACTTGAGGCGCTGCATGTATTTGCCGTATACCTTCTTGAGGTTCGGGGCGTATTTCTCGATGAGGTCGGTGAGGTCGATCAGCGCGCCGGCGTCGACCAGCTTGTCGACGTCGCCCTTGGCGAACACCATGTCCGGATACTGGCCGCTCGCCGCCATCAGCGAGATTTTGTCCGTGCCTCCGCCGGATACCGCGTACTCGGCCTTGATCGTGACGCCGGTCTTCTCGGTGATGGCTTTGCCGACTTCATCCTGCATATTGTTCCAGTTCGGGCTCGCGTCGGCTCCGAAGAAGCTGAACGTGACCGGCTTGAGATCCTGCTGGCCGGCATCCCCGTTGGCCGCGCCGCCCTGGGTATTCGAGGACACGGCGGCGTTCGCATTGCCTCCGGCGTTGTTGTTGTTGCTGCCCGAGCAGCCTGCCGTCACGGCGAGCACGCCGGCGAGCACCAGCACGGCCGTCGCTCTTGTTTGTCTCATCTTAAGCATCTTCAAGCTCATAACCTCCCTAGTGGTCTGAAAAAGCCGTCTGGAAAACGAATCGAAGCAAACGCATTCATTTTGCTCTATTTAAAACGGGCTCCCCGATCGGCGCTGCGCGGCCGGACTTTCCCCTGTTTCCCGGAAAAGCCGGCCCGCCTTTGCGGGGATGGCCCGGCGAAGCCTTACGCCTTGACGGCTCCAAGCGTCATGCCGCCGACAAAATACCGCTGCAGGAACGGATAGACCGCCAGGATCGGCACCGTCACCACGATCGTGATCGCCATCTTGATCGATTCCGGCGACACCTGGTTCATCAGCTTCGTCATGTCCTCGTTGCTGGTCCGCATGTTCGCTCCGCCCTGCTGCGTGCTCTGGAGAACCTTCATCAGCTCGTACTGCAGCGTCGTCCAGGTCTCGTTGGAGCCGTTGTACAGATAGGTGTCGAGAAAGGCGTTCCACTGCCCGACCGCGAGGAAGAGCGCGATCGTCGCGAGCGCAGGCTTGGCGAGCGGCAGAATGATGCGCCAGTAGATCGTGAAGTCGTTCGCACCGTCCAGCTTGGCCGATTCCTGCAGCGCGAACGGCAGGCCGTCGATGAAGGAGCGGATGACGAAGACGTTGAACGCCCCGACCATTCCAGGCAGGACGTACACCCAGAACGTGCCGATCAGATGCAGGTCCCGCATCAGGATGTAGACCGGAATCAAGCCTCCGGAGACGTACATCGTCAGCGCCAGGAACACCGAGATGAAGCGGCGCGCCTGGAAGTCGGCGCGGCTGAGCGTGAAGGCCAGCATCGAGGCGCTCAGCAGTCCCAGCACGGTGCCGACGACCGTCCTCATAATGGAAACCTTGAAGCCTTGCAGCAGCCCCTGGTAGGCGAAGATCACCTTGTAGTTCTCCAGCGTGAACTGCCGGGGCCACAGGCTGATGCCGCCTCTGACCGTATCCTGCGAATCGTTCAGCGAGATCGCCAGCACGTTCAGGAAGGGATACAGCGTGACGGAGACGAGCAGCAGCATGATGAGTATATTGATGACGTCGAATGCCCGTTCGCCGCGTGTGGCGTTGAAAGCCTTGTTCATCGGTGGTCCCCCCTTTACATGATGCTTTCCTTCGTGACCTTCTTCAGCACGCCGTTCGCCAGGAACAGGAGGAAGATGCTCACGACGGAGTTGAAGATGCTGATTGCGGTGCCGAAGGAGAACCTCGCCAGGCTGAGCCCGTAATTGAGGGCGTACAGATCCAGCACCTCCGAGTAATCCTTGACCAGATTGTTGCCGAGCAGGAACTGCTTCTCGAAGCCGATGCTGATGAGATGCCCGATGCTCATGATGAGCAGCACCGAGATCGTCGTGCGGATGCCGGGCAGCGTGATGTGCCACATCTGCCGCAGCCGGTTCGCTCCGTCCACTCTCGAAGCCTCATACAGCTCCGGGTCGATGCCTGCGATGGCCGCAAGATAGATGATCGCGCTCCAGCCGAGCTCCTTCCACAGGTCGGAGGCGGTCACGATGCTCCAGAACCAGTTTCCTTTGGCCATGAACTGGATCGGCTCGTCCGTGATATGCAGCCACATGAGCAGGCTGTTGACGGCTCCGCTGTCGGTCGACAGCATTTTGGTCACGATGCCCGCTAC encodes:
- a CDS encoding ABC transporter permease subunit, yielding MELVKALTDKHPAAGPDGAALAASSGPARFWKVMKSQKYLYFMSIPFVIWVFVFSYMPLWGWTMAFQDFKAGKTFGEQKWVGFKHFQELFTDERFYLVLRNTLAMSLMGLIVGFVVPILFAVLLNEVKGRIFKRTVQTISYLPHFVSWVVVAGIVTKMLSTDSGAVNSLLMWLHITDEPIQFMAKGNWFWSIVTASDLWKELGWSAIIYLAAIAGIDPELYEASRVDGANRLRQMWHITLPGIRTTISVLLIMSIGHLISIGFEKQFLLGNNLVKDYSEVLDLYALNYGLSLARFSFGTAISIFNSVVSIFLLFLANGVLKKVTKESIM